The DNA window ACAAAAAAATAAGGGCCATATAAAAGATATAGAGTTAGATAAAGAGGAGAAGGACAATTATAGTGTCACTAGAGTCAAAATTTTAAATGCATATGGTGAAAAAAGACTTGGAAAGTCAGTTGGAACCTATATCACTATTGATGTACCAGCTTTAAAAAATGCTGATCAAGACTTAAAGGATGAAATCAGTCAGGCAATGGCAAAGGAGCTTAAAGCATTAATTAAACCAAATAAGCATACTAAATCATTAGTTGTGGGATTGGGCAACTGGAATATAACGCCAGATGCATTAGGACCAAAGGTTATTGACAAAGTATATGTCACTAGACATCTTTTCAAAGCCTATAATAAAACAGAAGATGAGGATATGACAAGCGTGTCAGCTATTTCACCGGGTGTTATGGGAATAACAGGCATAGAAACTAGCGAAACAATCAAAGGAATAGTGGAAAAAACTAAACCAGATATTGTTATTGCAGTAGATGCTCTAGCTTCTAGAAAGATGGAAAGAGTTAGTACAACTATTCAAATAACTGATGCAGGCATAAGTCCAGGTTCAGGAATAGGAAATGAAAGGAAGGCCTTGAATAAAGAGACCTTAGGTGTTCCAGTATATGCCATAGGTATACCTACAGTAGTTGATGCAGCTACAATGGTAAATGACACAATGGAATTAATAATTGAATCATTGAAAAATCAAGCTGATAAAGGCACAGAATTTTACTCCATGCTAGAAGAAATGGAATCTCAAGACAAGTATCAATTAATAAAAGAGGTTTTAACTCCTTATATGCCTAATGTTGTAGTGACACCAAAGGAAATAGATGAACTAATAAGTAATTTATCTCTAATAGTTGCAAACGGAATAAATATAGCCTTACATCATGGAATTGATTTAAAAGACGTAAATAGATATATAAATTAACTAGCCAGATTAAATTAATTTAGATTTGCTGACTCTGACATAGGGAGTTACATCGAAACAAAAGATTTCTGTAACTCCACTGTACCTGAAGTAGGGAAAATATATTTCTGCTGCATTTTTATGATAATAATGGAGTTTCTTGTTTCTTACAGTATTCATAATAACCGACTATATGGAATATAATTTCATATAATATTTTTACTTAAGGAGTTGTTAAATATGGTAAGAAACCAGAGCTTTAATAAGGGAATTACATATGTGATAATAGCCATATTATGTTTAGCAAATTTATTTCTTGGCGCAAAGGTGATTGGAAAATTAGCTGATATTAAAAAATCATCAATTTCTGACGAGGAAAATATGAATGTAGAAAAAGTAATATCAGTATTTAATGTGGAAAGCTCTAACATAAAGGAAAGCTCTGTATCCGTATCAGAGACAGAAAAAGTAAATGATACTCATATGGAAAAGACTGAAATAGATAAGGATATAGAAAATAATATATTCTTAAAGATATTGCTTAATTCAAATGCTTATATGAAAATAGCATATGAAATGGAAAATAAAGGATTGGAAATGAAATCATCTCAAGAAAGCTTTTTTAGTAGACTAGCAGTTCTATTAAAGCCCGATTTCTATATAAAACCTCATCTCCCAGCTATAGTAAATGCTTTTAATGAAACATACTCATGGGAATCCAAAAAAACAGGAGCAGATGAAAGTCCAGATTTAGATGGGTACATCGTTCTTAGCGATATAATATTTGTGGAAGACCCAGAGGAAAGAAAAGAGCTTGACCAAGAGCTTGAGCTTATGGGGAAAAAACATGAAGATAAACTATATATTGAACCACCAAAGAGTGTAAGTCTGGATCATGAAAATCCATATATTCTAATATATCATACCCATGGAACAGAAGCTTATTTACCAATTAATACAGACAGATTTCATACTGAAAAGAGAGAGTATAATGTTCTAGCTGTAGGAGAAACCATAGCGAAAGTCCTTGAAGAAAAGGGCCATAAATTAAAATGGGTGGATGTCTATCATGATATACCTTCTTATAACGATTCATATACCAATTCCTTATCTACAGTGAAGGAGGAACTAAATAAAAATAAGAGCATAAAAGTAATATTGGACATTCATAGAGATGGAATAGAGACTACAGTACCAGCTGCTCTAAGCAAGGCAGAGAAAGCTGCAAGGGTAACTATTGACGGCAAAAGTGTAGCAACATTTTCCTTAGTCATAGGTCCCAATAATCCGAATAAAGAGCATCTTATTAAGTTTGCGAATTATATTAGACATACTTCAGAGAGTATGTATCCAGGATTGTTTAAAGGCATCATTATAAAACCGACTGGAAAGTTTAATCAATACGTAAGCGATTACTGTGCATTAATAGAAGTAGGAAGTAATTTAAATACAATTGATGAGGCCAAAGAATCTGCTAAATGCATAGGTGAAATTTTACATAAGGTTTTAGAAGACATTGAAAAACAAGAATAAATTTTAATATAAAACTATTTTTTTATATGAATAAATGTTATAATTGTTCTTAGGAATTTTTCCTAAGGAGGTAAAAAGCATGGAGCAGGAGCAAAAGAATAATATTAGAAAAGAAATATTTGAATGGATGAAAAGCATAGCCTTTGCAGTAGTAATAGCAATATTAATAAAAACTTTTTTATTCAATACAACTTATGTCCTTGGATACTCTATGTATCCAACATTACACGAACGAGACAGGCTATTTACAAATAAAATAGTATATAAAATAAGCCAACCAAAGCGAGGAGATATTGTAGTGCTTAAGGCTCCAGATGATCCAGATAAGGACTATATTAAAAGAGTTATAGGCGTAGAAGGAGATACAGTTGATATAATTGACGGAAAGGTTTATGTAAATGGCGAGCAATATAAAGAGTACTATGTGTCCGAAGATGCATATACCTATAGCTATGAGAATAGTTCATGGAAAGTAGAAAAAGGATATTTGTTTGTTTTAGGGGACAACAGAAACAAGGGTGCCAGCAAGGATAGCAGATATCTAGGGCCTATTTCAATAGATGCCATTAAAGGAAAAGCAACATATAGATATTTTCCTTTTGATGATAGATTTGGCTCACTTTATAAATAGGAATAAAAAACCAAATAGTTGCTAATAATATATGTGGTGATTATTTTGGAAAGCAGAGTTGAAAGGTACAGAAATAATAGAATTAATAGAAGGCAAAAAAAAATGAAGATAATCGTTTTTATTTTCATTGTCATGTTTTTCATTGCAGGATTAAATGTAGTGGATAGAGCTGTTAGAGATATGATGCATATTCATGATAAACAGCTTTATTTTTTTGGCTATGATGATGAATTCTACAGGCTTCATTTACTTGGCAGGGATTATACAGTTGAAAAAAAAGGAATAGATGATAGAATAGATAATGCAAAAGTGATTATTGAGGATTTTGCTAAACTAGCTAACAATTATTTGGAAAAAATACTGACAAAAATAAAGACCAGGTAAAATAATAAATCTGGTCTTTTATCAGTTATGAACCTATGTTATAATTGAAAAAGATATTTTTTCCGTGTGAATGAGGAGGATAGTGTATGGAAGATAGACAAAAGAGAGTTAGAAATTTTTCAATAATAGCCCATATTGACCATGGTAAATCAACATTGGCAGATAGATTAATCGAAAAAACAGGTCTACTTACTTTGAGGGAGATGCAAGACCAACTCCTTGACAATATGGATTTGGAAAGAGAAAGAGGAATAACAATTAAATTACAAACAATAAGGCTTGTATATAAGGCAAAGGATGGAAACGAATATATATTAAATCTAATAGATACTCCGGGCCATGTTGACTTCAATTATGAAGTTTCCAGAAGCTTAGCAGCATGTGAAGGAGCTATACTTGTAGTTGATGCTGCTCAGGGAATAGAAGCTCAGACATTAGCTAATGTTTATCTTGCATTGGATCAGAATCTAGAAATAGTTCCTGTTATAAATAAAATAGATTTACCTAGTGCAAGGCCTGATGAAATAAAGAAGGAAATAGAAGATGTAATAGGGCTTGATTGTGAGGATGCTCCACTTATATCAGCAAAGGACGGATTAAATATTGAGGATGTTCTTGAAAGCATTGTAAAGAATGTGCCAGCTCCAGAGGGGGACAAAGAGGCTCCTTTAAAGGCGCTTATTTTTGATTCCTATTATGATAGCTATAAAGGTGTTATAGCTATGATAAGAGTAATGGATGGGACAATGAAGCCTGGCACGGAAATAAAGATGATGGCAACCAATAAAATATTTGAGGTTACAGAGGTCGGAATATTTGCACCAAAGCATACTCCAGTAAAAGAACTAGTAGCAGGTGATGTTGGCTATGTTGCTGCTAGTATAAAAAACGTAAAGGATGCTAGAGTAGGAGATACTATTACAGAAGCTGCTAGACCTACGGAAAAGCCCCTTTCAGGCTATAAAAAAGTGACTCCAATGGTTTATTGTGGTATATATCCAGCTGAGGGAGAAGATTATAATGGTGTTAGAGATGCATTAGAAAAGCTACAGGTAAATGATGCAGCATTAGTATTTGAGCCTGAAACATCTGTTGCACTAGGATTTGGTTTCAGATGTGGTTTCCTAGGTTTACTGCATATGGAAATCATACAAGAAAGGCTAGAGAGAGAATTTGACCTGAATATGGTGACTACAGCACCCAGTGTTATTTATAAGGTGAAAAAGGAAAATGGAGAAATGCTAGAGCTTCAGAATCCTACAAACCTTCCGGATGCTACTGAAATAGAATATATGGAGGAGCCTATAGTGGATGTAACTATAATGACTCCAACGGATTATGTAGGTGCAATTATGGAGTTGTGTCAGAATAGGCGTGGAATATTCAAGAATATGGAGTACTTGGAGCAAACTAGGGTAGTTATGCATTATGAGCTGCCACTTAATGAGGTTATTTATGATTTTTTTGATGCCTTAAAATCCAAGACAAGAGGATATGCTTCCCTTGATTATGATTTAAAGGGATATAAGCAATCAGAATTAGTAAAGCTTGATATTTTAATAAATGGAGAACTAGTTGATGCCTTTTCGATTATTGCTCATAAGGATAAAGCATATGAAAGAGGAAGAATGATTGCAGAAAAGCTTAAGGATGTTATACCAAGACATCAGTTTGCAGTTCCTATTCAAGCCTCAATAGGCTCAAAAATAATTGCTAGAGAAACCGTAAAAGCTCTTAGAAAAGACGTATTGGCCAAGTGTTACGGTGGAGATATTTCTAGAAAGAAGAAATTATTAGAGAAGCAAAAAGAAGGAAAGAAGAGAATGAGGCAGATTGGCAATGTAGAAGTGCCACAAGAGGCGTTTTTAGCTGTGTTAAAATATGATGAAAAATAATTGTCAGCTGAAGCTAAGGAAAAAATCCTTAGCTTTTAAATATATAGGGGAGTGTTTTTAATGAAGGACATAGGAATCTATATTCATATTCCATTTTGCAAAAGCAAATGCTATTATTGTGATTTTTGTTCATTTCCCAGGATGTTGGATAGCGCAGAAAAATATGTTTCTTATATCAAAAAGGAAATAGATTTATATGAAGAGGACCTAAAAGAATATAATGTAAATACTATTTTTTTAGGTGGCGGTACGCCTACAGTAATAGATGGAAAATATATTTATGAAATAATTGATTACATTTATAAAAAAACAAATGCGAATCAAGTAAAAGAAATCACAATTGAAGCAAATCCTAAAACACTAGATGAAGAAAAACTTGAGATGTATAAAAAAGCAGGTATAAATAGAATTAGCATTGGTGTTCAATCTATGAATGATATGATGCTGAAGAAAATTGGGAGAATACATACAGTAGAGGACTTTACAAATACCTATAATCTTATTAGAAAATATGAATTCAACAATGTAAGCTTTGATATCATGTTTAATCTTCCAGAACAAACTCTAGAGGACTCTATTAGGACATTGAAGCTAGCTATCCAATTAGAACCAGAACATATATCATATTATAGTTTGAAAATAGAAGAGGGGACTCCATTTAACAATAAATATATTAATAAACAGCTTATTCTTCCTGATGAGGATGTAGAAAGAGAAATGTACCACGAAGGAATAGAATTATTAAAGAAAAAAGGCTACCATCATTACGAGATATCTAACTTTGCAAAAAAAGGGTATGAAAGCAAACATAATTTAATTTACTGGAAATGTGAACCTTATATAGGCTTAGGTCTATCTGCTCATTCATATTTTAAAAATTATAGATATGGTAATACAGAAGATATGAATATTTATTTTGAACAAATATCTAATAAAAATCTAGCTACAGTAGAGAAGGAATTAATAGACAAAGATATGGAGATAGCAGAGTATCTTATATTAGGTCTTAGATTAATTGAAGGGGTTAATAGCAATAAATTTAAAGAAAAGTTCAATATTAATATAAAAGATATCTATGGAAAAACTATAAATAAATTTATTAACGAAGGCTTATTAGAGGAGGACAGGGATAATATAAGACTTACAAAAGGGGGTTTAGACTTAAGCAATATTGTGTTTATGGAAATTCTACCTTAAGAAAAATAAAACATAAAAAAGGTATTGACAATTTAATGTAACAGTGATAATTTAAAATCATGAAGATTAGCACTCAATGAATAAGAGTGCTAATAATTAAATGGGATGTGATAATGTATGATGCTTGATGATAGAAAACTTAAGATTTTACAGGCAATTATACAAAGCTATATAAATAGTGCAGAGCCTATAGGCTCTAGAACTATATCAAAAAAATTTGATTTAGGGGTTAGTTCTGCAACCATAAGAAATGAAATGTCAGATCTAGAAGAGCTTGGGTACTTGGTTCAACCACATACATCTGCAGGTAGGATACCTTCAGATAAAGGCTATAGATTATACGTAAATAGATTGTTGCAGACAAGAAGCTTAGATTTTATTTTAAGACATGATTTGAAAAGTAAGCTCATAGAGGAAATAGGAGAAGTCGATCAGCTTATATATAATGCTGCTAGAATTCTTTCGCAGGTGACAAACTACACTTCTCTTGCCATTGCTCCACAGATCAAAAAAAGTCAACTTAAACATATTCAACTAGTTCCTATAGACGATACTAAGGTATTGGTAGTTATTATAACAAATTCAGGTATAGTTAAAAATACTGTTTTAAGGACTGACTCTAGCATTTCCCATGACCATTTAAATATAATATCAAATTTTTTAAATGACAAATTGAAAGGTTGTAATATTGGTGAAATTGATTCTGAAATACTAGATAAGCTTGTGAAAGAAATGTATGAATTTAAAAAATCAATTTTAGATATTATTCCAATT is part of the Proteiniborus sp. MB09-C3 genome and encodes:
- the gpr gene encoding GPR endopeptidase — protein: MFQARTDLAIEAREIYEQKNKGHIKDIELDKEEKDNYSVTRVKILNAYGEKRLGKSVGTYITIDVPALKNADQDLKDEISQAMAKELKALIKPNKHTKSLVVGLGNWNITPDALGPKVIDKVYVTRHLFKAYNKTEDEDMTSVSAISPGVMGITGIETSETIKGIVEKTKPDIVIAVDALASRKMERVSTTIQITDAGISPGSGIGNERKALNKETLGVPVYAIGIPTVVDAATMVNDTMELIIESLKNQADKGTEFYSMLEEMESQDKYQLIKEVLTPYMPNVVVTPKEIDELISNLSLIVANGINIALHHGIDLKDVNRYIN
- a CDS encoding stage II sporulation protein P → MVRNQSFNKGITYVIIAILCLANLFLGAKVIGKLADIKKSSISDEENMNVEKVISVFNVESSNIKESSVSVSETEKVNDTHMEKTEIDKDIENNIFLKILLNSNAYMKIAYEMENKGLEMKSSQESFFSRLAVLLKPDFYIKPHLPAIVNAFNETYSWESKKTGADESPDLDGYIVLSDIIFVEDPEERKELDQELELMGKKHEDKLYIEPPKSVSLDHENPYILIYHTHGTEAYLPINTDRFHTEKREYNVLAVGETIAKVLEEKGHKLKWVDVYHDIPSYNDSYTNSLSTVKEELNKNKSIKVILDIHRDGIETTVPAALSKAEKAARVTIDGKSVATFSLVIGPNNPNKEHLIKFANYIRHTSESMYPGLFKGIIIKPTGKFNQYVSDYCALIEVGSNLNTIDEAKESAKCIGEILHKVLEDIEKQE
- the lepB gene encoding signal peptidase I translates to MEQEQKNNIRKEIFEWMKSIAFAVVIAILIKTFLFNTTYVLGYSMYPTLHERDRLFTNKIVYKISQPKRGDIVVLKAPDDPDKDYIKRVIGVEGDTVDIIDGKVYVNGEQYKEYYVSEDAYTYSYENSSWKVEKGYLFVLGDNRNKGASKDSRYLGPISIDAIKGKATYRYFPFDDRFGSLYK
- the lepA gene encoding translation elongation factor 4 — translated: MEDRQKRVRNFSIIAHIDHGKSTLADRLIEKTGLLTLREMQDQLLDNMDLERERGITIKLQTIRLVYKAKDGNEYILNLIDTPGHVDFNYEVSRSLAACEGAILVVDAAQGIEAQTLANVYLALDQNLEIVPVINKIDLPSARPDEIKKEIEDVIGLDCEDAPLISAKDGLNIEDVLESIVKNVPAPEGDKEAPLKALIFDSYYDSYKGVIAMIRVMDGTMKPGTEIKMMATNKIFEVTEVGIFAPKHTPVKELVAGDVGYVAASIKNVKDARVGDTITEAARPTEKPLSGYKKVTPMVYCGIYPAEGEDYNGVRDALEKLQVNDAALVFEPETSVALGFGFRCGFLGLLHMEIIQERLEREFDLNMVTTAPSVIYKVKKENGEMLELQNPTNLPDATEIEYMEEPIVDVTIMTPTDYVGAIMELCQNRRGIFKNMEYLEQTRVVMHYELPLNEVIYDFFDALKSKTRGYASLDYDLKGYKQSELVKLDILINGELVDAFSIIAHKDKAYERGRMIAEKLKDVIPRHQFAVPIQASIGSKIIARETVKALRKDVLAKCYGGDISRKKKLLEKQKEGKKRMRQIGNVEVPQEAFLAVLKYDEK
- the hemW gene encoding radical SAM family heme chaperone HemW, which produces MKDIGIYIHIPFCKSKCYYCDFCSFPRMLDSAEKYVSYIKKEIDLYEEDLKEYNVNTIFLGGGTPTVIDGKYIYEIIDYIYKKTNANQVKEITIEANPKTLDEEKLEMYKKAGINRISIGVQSMNDMMLKKIGRIHTVEDFTNTYNLIRKYEFNNVSFDIMFNLPEQTLEDSIRTLKLAIQLEPEHISYYSLKIEEGTPFNNKYINKQLILPDEDVEREMYHEGIELLKKKGYHHYEISNFAKKGYESKHNLIYWKCEPYIGLGLSAHSYFKNYRYGNTEDMNIYFEQISNKNLATVEKELIDKDMEIAEYLILGLRLIEGVNSNKFKEKFNINIKDIYGKTINKFINEGLLEEDRDNIRLTKGGLDLSNIVFMEILP
- the hrcA gene encoding heat-inducible transcriptional repressor HrcA, whose amino-acid sequence is MMLDDRKLKILQAIIQSYINSAEPIGSRTISKKFDLGVSSATIRNEMSDLEELGYLVQPHTSAGRIPSDKGYRLYVNRLLQTRSLDFILRHDLKSKLIEEIGEVDQLIYNAARILSQVTNYTSLAIAPQIKKSQLKHIQLVPIDDTKVLVVIITNSGIVKNTVLRTDSSISHDHLNIISNFLNDKLKGCNIGEIDSEILDKLVKEMYEFKKSILDIIPIMMHVLDDTTEVGVFLDGVTKIFNFPEYNDLDKARDFISFVENKPNILEMMLGGEQNDVEITIGNENTYDEIKNCSVITATYSLNGKTIGKIGVIGPTRMDYSNVINVVRSLSLDLNEILKKYFIE